The following are encoded in a window of Impatiens glandulifera chromosome 5, dImpGla2.1, whole genome shotgun sequence genomic DNA:
- the LOC124939870 gene encoding protein ECERIFERUM 16, with protein sequence MDAKSLAKSKRAHSLHHSKKYHPKQTPVGPAASAAAKDASNQNANQVKGNVQQSRRKNGLPSNWDRYEEDEDDLDLGNSPHVNTSDVPKSKGADYTYLISEAKSQLSSEIFPSLDDDITDFYQGLGPLISVKGQGILSWIEDDNFDVDESTVNVQASFLSLDLNALSKRLEESDLCERLFIETDDFLSEELYAQVSESICSYKSEQIQHEEASEKSFTAEEENKAADAEDELDILLNSTTTPDQTNNCFKVQNQDNSTSYSKPTSVIASLDDDLDDLLMETSNSNINLQKGGTWTSHIGGGMPKSVQLDDSIDDLLNETSNLINQSWGSPNPVIYGSVSKSRLLDDDSFFDTL encoded by the exons ATGGATGCTAAATCTTTGGCCAAATCAAAGAGAGCTCATTCACTTCACCACAGCAAGAAGTATCATCCAAAACAAACACCAGTAGGCCCTGCTGCTTCTGCTGCAGCGAAGGATGCATCAAACCAGAATGCAAATCAAGTTAAAGGGAATGTTCAGCAGTCTAGACGAAAAAATGGGCTTCCTTCAAATTGGGATCGGTatgaggaagatgaagatgatctTGATTTGGGAAATTCTCCCCATGTCAATACATCAGATGTTCCAAAGAGTAAAGGAGCGGATTATACTTACCTTATTTCTGAGGCCAAATCTCAATTATCTTCAGAGATCTTTCCTTCCTTGGATGATGATATAACAG ACTTTTATCAAGGATTGGGTCCCCTAATTTCTGTCAAGGGACAAGGCATATTGTCTTGGATAGAAGATGATAACTTTGATGTGGATGAATCAACTGTCAATGTTCAG GCTTCATTTCTTTCTCTCGATTTGAATGCTCTATCAAAACGTCTTGAGGAATCAGATTTGTGTGAGAGGCTATTCATTGAAACAGATGATTTCCTTTCAGAGGAGTTG TATGCTCAAGTATCAGAATCAATCTGCAGTTACAAATCGGAacaaatacaacatgaagaaGCCTCTGAAAAATCATTTACTGCCGAAGAGGAAAATAAAGCTGCAGATGCAGAAGATGAATTAGATATTCTTCTTAACTCTACCACCACCCCTGACCAGACAAATAATTGTTTCAAAGTACAAAACCAAGACAATTCAACTTCATATTCTAAACCGACTTCAGTTATTGCCAGCTTGGATGATGACCTGGACGACCTTCTAATGGAAACATCCAATAGTAACATTAATCTGCAAAAAGGAGGAACTTGGACTTCACATATAGGTGGTGGAATGCCGAAATCTGTTCAATTAGATGATTCAATTGATGATCTATTGAATGAAACATCCAATTTGATAAACCAGAGCTGGGGGTCTCCAAATCCTGTGATTTATGGTTCTGTTTCAAAGTCTAGATTGCTTGATGATGATTCATTCTTTGATACACTTTAG
- the LOC124940170 gene encoding glutaredoxin-C9-like — translation MQEAIPYKSWLPTTTSSIIGGSNVVSTQISDVKNLVSENAAIVLGRRGCCLSHVVKRLLLGLGANPATYEIDEEDEKDVIVELERLAGGGLQVQLPVVFIGGRLFGGLDRIMATHITGELIPVLKQAGALWL, via the coding sequence ATGCAAGAAGCAATTCCATATAAATCATGGCTACCGACAACAACCTCATCCATAATCGGAGGATCAAATGTTGTTTCAACACAAATAAGCGATGTAAAGAATTTAGTATCCGAGAATGCAGCGATCGTGTTAGGTCGACGCGGATGTTGTCTTAGTCATGTAGTGAAACGTCTTCTTCTAGGTTTGGGAGCGAATCCTGCAACATATGAGatcgatgaagaagatgagaaggATGTGATTGTTGAATTAGAGAGATTGGCTGGCGGTGGATTACAGGTACAACTTCCTGTTGTTTTCATTGGTGGAAGGTTATTTGGTGGATTGGATCGGATAATGGCGACTCATATTACAGGTGAATTGATTCCTGTTTTGAAACAAGCTGGAGCGTTATGGCTTTGA